In Polaribacter sp. L3A8, a genomic segment contains:
- a CDS encoding CsbD family protein, giving the protein MNSDTAKGNWKQIKGEFKEKFGRITNDKTTEAEGSFDKLVGEIQEKYGETREAIEKEVKSW; this is encoded by the coding sequence ATGAACTCAGATACAGCAAAAGGAAATTGGAAACAAATAAAAGGAGAATTTAAAGAAAAATTTGGTCGTATTACCAATGATAAAACTACAGAAGCAGAAGGTTCTTTTGATAAGCTAGTAGGAGAAATTCAAGAAAAATATGGTGAAACTCGCGAAGCCATAGAAAAAGAAGTAAAAAGTTGGTAA
- the pepT gene encoding peptidase T translates to MIEKQHITDRFIKYVTIDTESDPNNPAFPSTEKQWDLAHVLVEELKQIGMKDVDLDDNCYIMATLPSNLDYEVPTIGFVAHIDTSPDFTGKNVKPQIVENYQGNVIVLNEEKNIVLSPDYFDDLLQYKGQTLITTDGTTLLGADDKAGITEIVTAMEYLIQHPEIKHGKIRICFTPDEEVGKGAHLFDVAKFGAEWAYTMDGSQIGELEYENFNAAGAKVTITGKIVHPGYAKGKMINSILIANEYMAALPANEVPEKTAGYEGFFHLHDINGNVEETVLEYIVRDHDLDLFEKRKDLMHKIALDFNEKYNQELIKVTIKDQYFNMKEKITPVMHIVDIAEEVMKDLEITPLIKAIRGGTDGSQLSYKGLPCPNIFAGGHNFHGRYEYVPVESMIKATEVIIGIAEKVSKKFA, encoded by the coding sequence ATGATTGAAAAACAACATATCACAGATAGATTTATAAAATACGTTACCATAGATACAGAATCAGATCCTAACAATCCTGCTTTTCCAAGTACCGAAAAACAATGGGATTTAGCACATGTTTTAGTAGAAGAACTGAAACAAATTGGTATGAAAGATGTAGATTTAGATGACAATTGCTACATTATGGCAACTTTGCCTAGTAATTTAGATTACGAAGTACCAACCATTGGTTTTGTTGCACATATAGATACAAGTCCAGATTTTACAGGTAAAAATGTAAAACCTCAAATTGTAGAAAATTATCAAGGAAATGTAATTGTTTTAAATGAAGAAAAAAACATCGTTTTATCTCCAGATTACTTTGATGATTTATTGCAATACAAAGGGCAAACCTTAATTACTACAGATGGTACTACCCTTTTAGGGGCCGATGACAAAGCAGGTATTACAGAAATTGTAACTGCAATGGAATACCTAATTCAGCATCCAGAAATTAAACACGGTAAAATTAGAATTTGCTTTACTCCTGATGAAGAAGTTGGTAAAGGGGCTCATTTATTTGATGTTGCTAAATTTGGTGCAGAATGGGCTTATACTATGGATGGAAGTCAGATTGGTGAGTTAGAATATGAAAACTTTAATGCTGCAGGAGCAAAAGTGACGATTACAGGAAAAATTGTACATCCAGGTTATGCAAAAGGAAAAATGATCAATTCTATTTTAATTGCAAATGAATATATGGCTGCACTTCCTGCAAATGAAGTTCCTGAAAAAACAGCTGGTTATGAAGGTTTCTTTCATTTACATGATATTAACGGTAATGTAGAAGAAACTGTTTTAGAGTACATTGTTAGAGATCATGATTTAGATTTATTTGAAAAGAGAAAAGATCTAATGCATAAAATTGCCTTAGATTTTAATGAAAAATACAATCAAGAACTTATTAAAGTAACCATTAAAGACCAATACTTTAATATGAAAGAGAAAATAACTCCGGTAATGCATATTGTAGATATTGCAGAAGAAGTTATGAAAGATTTAGAAATTACACCTTTAATTAAAGCAATAAGAGGTGGTACAGATGGTTCTCAATTATCTTATAAAGGTTTGCCTTGTCCTAATATTTTTGCTGGTGGACATAATTTTCATGGTAGATATGAATATGTACCTGTAGAATCTATGATAAAGGCAACAGAAGTAATTATTGGAATTGCAGAAAAAGTCTCTAAAAAGTTTGCATAA
- a CDS encoding DUF937 domain-containing protein, with amino-acid sequence MAGILDILNSDLGKQIISGVSGSTGNDSSKTSSVLTMALPVLMKAMERNASTPEGAAGLMGALSGKHDGSILDNLGGLFGGAGVDESVKQDGAGILSHILGSKQQGVEQVIGQKSGLDAGSVANILKVAAPLLMGVLGKQSRENNVSDSSGLGSLLGGMLGGNETANEQNFLEKILDADGDGSVIDDVAGMLLGGDKKSSGGIGNLLGGLFGK; translated from the coding sequence ATGGCAGGTATTTTAGACATACTAAATAGTGATTTAGGAAAACAAATTATTTCTGGAGTTTCTGGATCTACAGGAAATGATTCTAGTAAAACAAGTAGTGTTTTAACAATGGCTTTGCCAGTTTTAATGAAAGCTATGGAAAGAAATGCTTCTACTCCAGAAGGTGCAGCAGGATTAATGGGCGCATTATCGGGTAAACATGATGGTAGTATTTTAGACAACCTTGGTGGTTTGTTTGGTGGTGCTGGTGTAGATGAGAGTGTAAAACAAGATGGTGCTGGAATTTTAAGTCATATTTTAGGTAGTAAACAACAAGGTGTTGAGCAAGTTATTGGTCAGAAATCTGGTTTAGATGCTGGTTCTGTAGCTAACATCTTAAAAGTTGCTGCTCCTTTATTAATGGGAGTTTTAGGAAAACAATCTCGCGAAAATAATGTTTCTGATTCTTCTGGTTTAGGAAGTTTATTAGGCGGGATGTTAGGAGGTAATGAAACTGCAAATGAGCAAAATTTCTTAGAAAAAATATTAGATGCAGATGGTGATGGAAGTGTTATTGATGATGTAGCAGGAATGCTTTTAGGTGGTGATAAAAAAAGTTCTGGAGGAATTGGAAATTTACTAGGTGGACTTTTTGGAAAATAA
- the glyA gene encoding serine hydroxymethyltransferase has translation MQVDNQIFDLIQEEKERQLNGLELIASENFVSDDVMRAQGSILTNKYAEGYPGKRYYGGCEVVDVIEQIAIDRAKELFGAEYVNVQPHSGSQANTAVYAACLKPGDTVLGFDLSHGGHLTHGSPVNFSGKLYNPVFYGVVRETGIIDYDHLAQQAKEHKPKLIIAGASAYSRDIDFKKFREVADSVGAILMADISHPAGLIAKGILNDPIPHCHIVTTTTHKTLRGPRGGMIMIGTDFDNPFGETLKNGKPKKMSTLINSSVFPGNQGGPLEHVIAAKAVAFGEALTDEFLEYQLQVKANAAEMAKEFVAKGYNIISGGTDNHCMLIDLRNKDISGKDAEIALGKADITVNKNMVPFDDKSPFVTSGIRIGTAAITTRGLEEEDMKAVVNFIDEAIQNADNEEALHKIGERVAHMMSARRLFVM, from the coding sequence ATGCAAGTAGACAACCAAATTTTTGACCTTATTCAGGAAGAAAAAGAAAGACAGTTAAATGGATTAGAATTAATCGCTTCAGAAAACTTTGTAAGTGATGATGTTATGAGAGCCCAAGGTTCTATTTTAACCAATAAATATGCTGAAGGATATCCTGGTAAAAGATATTATGGAGGATGTGAAGTAGTTGATGTTATTGAGCAAATTGCTATAGACAGAGCTAAAGAATTATTTGGTGCAGAATATGTAAATGTACAACCTCACTCTGGTTCTCAGGCAAACACAGCTGTTTATGCGGCTTGTTTAAAACCTGGAGATACTGTTTTAGGATTTGATTTATCTCACGGAGGACATTTAACACATGGTTCTCCAGTAAATTTTTCTGGTAAATTATACAACCCAGTTTTTTATGGAGTTGTTAGAGAAACCGGAATTATAGATTACGATCATTTAGCGCAACAAGCTAAAGAGCATAAACCAAAATTAATTATTGCTGGTGCTTCTGCGTATTCTAGAGATATCGATTTTAAGAAATTTAGAGAAGTTGCAGATAGTGTTGGTGCTATTTTAATGGCAGATATTTCTCATCCTGCAGGTTTAATTGCCAAAGGAATTTTAAATGACCCAATACCTCATTGTCATATTGTAACTACTACAACTCACAAAACATTACGTGGACCAAGAGGTGGTATGATTATGATTGGTACTGATTTTGACAATCCTTTTGGAGAAACGTTAAAGAACGGAAAGCCTAAAAAGATGTCTACTTTAATTAATTCTTCTGTATTTCCTGGAAATCAAGGAGGACCATTAGAGCACGTTATTGCTGCTAAAGCTGTTGCTTTTGGAGAAGCTTTAACAGATGAATTTTTAGAATATCAATTACAAGTAAAAGCAAATGCTGCAGAAATGGCAAAAGAATTTGTTGCTAAAGGATATAACATTATCTCTGGCGGAACAGACAACCACTGTATGTTAATTGATTTACGTAACAAAGATATTTCTGGTAAAGATGCAGAAATTGCATTAGGTAAAGCAGATATTACAGTAAACAAAAATATGGTTCCTTTTGATGATAAAAGCCCGTTTGTAACTTCAGGAATCCGTATTGGAACTGCTGCAATTACTACGCGTGGTTTAGAAGAAGAGGATATGAAAGCGGTTGTTAACTTTATTGATGAAGCAATACAAAATGCTGATAATGAAGAAGCTTTACACAAAATTGGTGAGCGTGTTGCTCATATGATGAGTGCAAGAAGATTATTTGTAATGTAA
- the rmuC gene encoding DNA recombination protein RmuC, translating to MNELIIYVLITLTFSVIGFFIGKLLAKLNFEKQKGNTEKEKSALEFEVLKTKESVKNAETKIEDLQSELRFIQKEKENLISDKTRLETEFKNVTEKLENNKNEVEKLQEKFTNNFEVLANKILEEKSTKFTQQNKESLKIILNPLQEKIKVFEDKVDKTHKESIDYHAALRQQILGLKEMNLQMSKETINLTKALKGDNKTQGNWGELVLERVLEKSGLEKDREYYVQKSFTNDDGKRILPDVVIHLPDNKKMIVDSKVSLTAYEQFVNEEDEVLKAQFLKEHVASLRRHVEQLSAKKYEDIYKIESPDFVLLFIPIEPAFAVAINTDNNLYNKAFEKNIVIVTPSTLLATLRTIDSMWNNEKQQRNALEIARQAGALYDKFNGLLSDLVGIGKRIDDSKNEYSNAMNKLFEGRGNLITSVEKLKKMGAKAKKTIPENIIKRANEVDE from the coding sequence ATGAACGAATTGATTATTTACGTTTTAATTACACTAACTTTTAGTGTAATCGGTTTCTTTATTGGTAAACTTTTAGCCAAATTAAATTTCGAAAAACAAAAAGGAAATACCGAAAAAGAAAAATCTGCTTTAGAATTTGAGGTTTTAAAAACGAAAGAATCAGTTAAAAATGCCGAAACTAAAATAGAAGATTTACAAAGCGAATTACGATTTATTCAAAAAGAAAAAGAAAATCTAATTTCTGATAAAACGCGTTTAGAAACCGAGTTTAAAAACGTTACAGAAAAGTTAGAAAACAATAAAAATGAAGTCGAAAAATTACAAGAGAAATTCACCAATAATTTTGAGGTTTTAGCGAATAAAATATTAGAAGAAAAATCAACAAAATTTACCCAACAAAACAAAGAAAGTTTAAAAATAATTTTAAATCCGTTACAAGAAAAAATTAAAGTTTTTGAAGATAAGGTAGATAAAACACACAAAGAAAGTATCGATTATCATGCCGCTTTACGTCAGCAAATTTTAGGTTTAAAAGAGATGAATTTACAAATGAGTAAAGAAACCATTAACCTAACAAAAGCCTTAAAAGGTGACAATAAAACACAAGGAAATTGGGGTGAATTAGTATTAGAGAGAGTTTTAGAAAAGTCTGGGCTAGAGAAAGATAGGGAGTATTATGTGCAGAAAAGCTTTACTAATGATGACGGTAAGAGAATACTACCAGATGTTGTCATTCATTTGCCAGATAACAAGAAAATGATTGTAGATTCTAAAGTTTCTTTAACTGCTTATGAGCAATTTGTAAATGAGGAAGATGAAGTCTTAAAAGCACAATTTTTAAAAGAACATGTGGCATCACTTAGAAGACATGTAGAGCAATTAAGTGCTAAAAAATATGAAGATATTTATAAAATTGAATCGCCAGATTTTGTCTTACTTTTTATCCCCATAGAACCCGCTTTTGCAGTGGCAATTAATACAGATAACAATTTATATAATAAAGCATTTGAAAAGAATATTGTTATTGTAACCCCTTCTACCCTTTTGGCAACTTTAAGAACCATAGATTCTATGTGGAATAATGAAAAGCAGCAAAGAAATGCTTTAGAAATAGCAAGACAAGCAGGTGCTTTGTATGACAAATTTAATGGTTTACTGAGTGATTTAGTTGGTATTGGTAAACGTATTGATGATAGTAAAAATGAGTACTCTAACGCTATGAATAAGCTTTTTGAAGGAAGAGGAAACTTAATTACTTCTGTAGAAAAGTTAAAGAAAATGGGTGCAAAAGCTAAAAAAACAATTCCAGAGAATATTATTAAACGTGCCAATGAAGTTGATGAATAG
- a CDS encoding COG3014 family protein, whose amino-acid sequence MKKASLKIAYCTFFFIVFLFFSSCASYNTKSQKFQAALQQGNIEQALNDIDKNSFLKKNRNSLLYFLEKGKIAYLNDNYELSNTFLNKADFFIEENKRALGSAVLGVLLNPEKETYTGEDFEKIAIHYYKALNYIFLQKPDDALVEAKRINLQLQQLNDKYPEGKKNRYSSDAFALNLQGFLYEASSDVNNAFISYRNAADLYLANKGSFMGTPLPEQLKNDVLRTASSLGFTNELHRYEKIFNTTYNVNKVPTEGELILFWENGLVPFKEQNFFSFTVLPGKTDGIVYIYNKELNLTLPIPISTDYNRKQSFSDINIFNVAFPKYIARTPYFSGATIVKDATQLADFQLAQNYEDIAFKTLKDRTLREIGKTAIRLGTKKLSESLLRDQNKDLGAVLGIFNALSEHADTRNWQSLPNAIYYTRIPLKKGDNTISILLKATDGTIKEEKVTVEGRKGIQFRKIITLQSF is encoded by the coding sequence ATGAAAAAAGCATCTCTAAAAATTGCATATTGCACCTTTTTCTTTATCGTTTTCTTATTTTTTAGTAGTTGCGCTTCTTATAATACGAAGAGTCAAAAATTTCAGGCAGCACTACAACAAGGCAATATAGAACAAGCGTTAAATGATATTGATAAAAACTCTTTCTTAAAAAAGAATAGAAATTCGCTGCTATACTTTTTAGAAAAAGGAAAAATTGCTTACTTAAATGATAATTATGAATTAAGTAATACCTTTTTAAATAAAGCCGATTTTTTTATAGAAGAAAACAAAAGAGCTTTAGGTAGTGCTGTTTTAGGTGTCCTTTTAAATCCTGAAAAAGAAACGTATACAGGAGAAGATTTCGAGAAAATTGCAATTCACTATTACAAGGCTTTAAATTATATTTTTCTACAAAAACCAGATGATGCTCTGGTAGAAGCAAAAAGAATTAACCTTCAGTTACAACAGCTTAATGACAAATATCCTGAAGGGAAAAAAAACAGATATAGTTCGGATGCTTTTGCGTTAAACTTACAAGGTTTTTTATACGAGGCTTCTAGTGATGTAAATAATGCCTTTATTTCGTATCGAAATGCGGCAGATTTATATTTGGCTAATAAAGGTTCTTTTATGGGAACTCCCCTACCCGAACAGCTTAAAAATGATGTGTTACGTACCGCATCTTCATTGGGTTTTACCAACGAATTGCATCGATATGAAAAAATATTTAACACCACTTATAATGTAAATAAAGTGCCTACAGAAGGAGAATTAATTCTTTTTTGGGAAAACGGCTTAGTGCCATTTAAAGAACAAAATTTCTTTAGTTTTACGGTTTTGCCAGGTAAAACAGATGGTATTGTTTACATTTATAACAAAGAGTTAAATTTAACATTACCGATTCCGATTAGTACCGATTATAATAGAAAACAGTCGTTTTCTGATATCAATATTTTTAATGTTGCTTTTCCTAAATACATTGCAAGAACTCCTTATTTTTCTGGAGCAACTATTGTAAAAGATGCTACTCAACTTGCAGACTTTCAATTGGCTCAAAATTACGAAGATATCGCTTTTAAAACACTAAAAGATAGAACCTTAAGAGAAATTGGTAAAACAGCTATTCGATTAGGAACTAAAAAATTATCAGAATCACTTTTAAGAGATCAAAATAAAGATTTAGGTGCTGTATTAGGAATTTTTAATGCCTTGTCTGAACATGCAGATACACGTAATTGGCAAAGTTTACCCAATGCTATTTATTATACTCGAATTCCATTAAAAAAAGGAGATAACACTATTTCTATTCTTTTGAAAGCTACTGATGGAACTATTAAAGAAGAGAAAGTGACTGTTGAAGGAAGAAAAGGAATTCAATTTAGAAAGATAATAACACTTCAATCTTTTTAG
- a CDS encoding sulfurtransferase — translation MTLKITKPIVSVNWLQANLDDKNLVILDCTIPKVTEKSSAFNSEERFQIKGAIFFDIKNTFSDVTAPFPNTILSFKEFEVKAQKLGINKDSIIVCYDDLGIYSSPRVWWMFQLMGFTNIAVLDGGFPKWKENKYLVEKQQNNTRLKGDFKVDYQPKKVKFTKSVLEAIDTETILIADARSKGRFNSTEPEPRSDVKGGHIPNSVSLPFSEIIKDGLLKPEEELKVIFNQMNPKNKTFIFSCGTGITASVLALGAEIAGFKNYAVYDGSWTEWGSTENLPIEI, via the coding sequence ATGACTTTAAAAATAACAAAACCCATTGTTTCCGTAAATTGGCTACAGGCTAATTTAGATGATAAAAATCTAGTTATTTTAGATTGTACAATTCCTAAAGTAACCGAGAAATCTAGCGCCTTTAATTCTGAAGAAAGATTTCAAATTAAAGGTGCCATTTTTTTTGATATAAAAAATACATTTTCTGATGTAACTGCACCTTTTCCCAATACCATCTTATCATTCAAAGAATTTGAGGTAAAAGCACAAAAATTAGGGATCAATAAAGATAGTATTATTGTTTGTTATGATGATTTAGGAATTTATTCATCACCAAGAGTTTGGTGGATGTTTCAATTAATGGGCTTTACAAATATTGCTGTTTTAGACGGTGGTTTCCCTAAATGGAAAGAAAATAAGTATCTTGTTGAAAAACAACAAAATAATACACGCTTAAAAGGTGATTTTAAAGTGGATTATCAACCTAAAAAGGTTAAATTTACAAAGAGTGTTCTAGAAGCAATTGATACTGAAACTATTTTAATTGCAGATGCGCGCTCTAAAGGTCGTTTTAACAGCACAGAACCAGAACCAAGAAGTGATGTAAAAGGAGGTCATATTCCTAATTCTGTGAGTTTGCCTTTTAGTGAAATTATAAAAGATGGACTTCTAAAACCAGAAGAAGAATTAAAAGTAATTTTTAATCAAATGAATCCTAAAAATAAAACTTTTATTTTTTCTTGCGGAACAGGTATTACGGCTTCTGTATTGGCTTTAGGTGCAGAAATAGCAGGATTTAAAAATTACGCAGTTTACGATGGATCTTGGACAGAGTGGGGAAGTACAGAAAATTTACCAATAGAAATTTAA
- a CDS encoding 1-acyl-sn-glycerol-3-phosphate acyltransferase — MKTIARFILFTLLGWKLENDFPKEPKKYVVIAAPHTSWVDFPIAILSRMASGTMIHFIGKASLFKGIFGFFFKVLGGTPVDRTKSNNMVDAVIAIFNEKEEFRLGISPEGTRQKVDKWKTGFYYIAKGAKVPVVMATLDFKNKKIKISKPYYTTESKETDFEVFHSFYDGVKGKNPELF, encoded by the coding sequence ATGAAAACAATTGCAAGATTTATATTATTTACCCTTTTAGGTTGGAAATTAGAAAACGATTTCCCTAAAGAACCTAAAAAATATGTAGTTATAGCTGCACCTCATACTAGTTGGGTAGATTTTCCTATTGCCATATTGTCTAGAATGGCTTCTGGAACAATGATTCATTTTATAGGAAAAGCTTCTCTTTTTAAAGGTATTTTTGGTTTTTTTTTTAAAGTTTTAGGAGGCACGCCAGTAGATAGAACAAAAAGTAATAATATGGTAGATGCTGTTATTGCTATTTTTAATGAAAAAGAAGAGTTTAGATTGGGTATTTCTCCCGAAGGAACCAGGCAAAAAGTTGATAAATGGAAAACAGGTTTTTACTACATCGCAAAAGGAGCTAAGGTTCCCGTAGTAATGGCAACCTTAGATTTTAAAAATAAAAAAATAAAAATCTCTAAGCCTTATTATACCACAGAAAGCAAAGAGACTGATTTTGAGGTATTTCACTCTTTTTATGATGGAGTCAAAGGAAAAAATCCCGAATTGTTTTAA
- a CDS encoding penicillin-binding protein activator LpoB, giving the protein MRKQFVIIGLIISALTLGSCARKVIRVDTDTQIDVSGRWNDTDSRLAAEELTAEILNGDWLTNFMQANGGKKPVLIVGLVRNKSHEHIEAETFTKDIEKAFIKRQVARIVSGGEMREELRGERADQQDNSSLSTMKKFGLETGADYMLQGNINSIVDAHKRQKVTYYQIDLELTNIQTNEKVWIGDKKIKKFIKN; this is encoded by the coding sequence ATGAGAAAACAATTTGTTATTATAGGTTTAATTATAAGTGCATTAACCTTAGGTTCTTGTGCTAGAAAAGTAATTCGTGTAGATACTGATACGCAAATAGATGTAAGCGGTAGATGGAATGATACCGATTCTAGATTGGCTGCGGAAGAGTTAACCGCAGAAATATTAAATGGAGATTGGCTTACCAATTTTATGCAAGCAAACGGCGGTAAAAAACCTGTTTTAATTGTTGGTTTGGTTAGAAACAAATCTCACGAGCATATAGAAGCTGAAACATTTACAAAGGATATAGAAAAAGCGTTTATAAAAAGACAAGTAGCCAGAATAGTTTCTGGTGGCGAAATGAGAGAAGAATTAAGAGGTGAACGTGCAGATCAACAAGACAATTCGTCTCTTTCTACCATGAAAAAATTTGGTTTAGAAACAGGAGCAGATTATATGCTACAAGGTAATATCAACTCTATAGTAGATGCGCATAAAAGACAAAAAGTCACCTATTATCAAATAGACTTAGAGCTTACAAATATTCAAACAAACGAAAAAGTTTGGATTGGTGATAAGAAAATTAAGAAGTTTATTAAAAACTAA
- the fahA gene encoding fumarylacetoacetase translates to MIITANNPNRKSWLKASKDSDFPIQNIPFGVFITRDDIITIGSRIGDFAIDLGAFHQLGYFDGIPLTDDIFLQDNLNDFIADGRKTWRLVRNRIAEVFDVTNGILRDNANHKDKIIFRMDEVEMLLPVAVGDYTDFYASKEHATNVGSLFRDPENALLPNWLHVPIGYHGRSSSIIPSGTKFRRPYGQTKPEEGSNTPGFGPTKLLDFELEMAFITTDANVLGDRIPIEETEEYIFGLVQFNDWSARDIQAWEYVPLGPFLGKSFASTISPWIVTLDALEPFRVDNPKQVYEPLPYLKQEGKGSYDIHLQVGIKPENGVETIVANSNFKYMYWTMAQQLAHHTVNGCPVEAGDMMGSGTISGPTKDSYGSMLELTWRGQNPIKLKDGTERKFINDNDTVIMRAHCKNDKVRIGFGECVGTILPAK, encoded by the coding sequence ATGATCATAACAGCAAATAATCCTAATAGAAAATCTTGGTTAAAAGCAAGTAAAGATTCAGATTTCCCAATTCAAAATATTCCTTTTGGTGTTTTCATCACTAGAGATGATATTATTACCATTGGAAGTAGAATTGGCGATTTTGCGATAGACTTGGGTGCTTTTCATCAATTAGGTTATTTTGATGGAATTCCATTAACAGATGATATTTTTCTACAAGATAATTTAAATGATTTTATTGCTGATGGTCGTAAAACATGGCGTTTGGTTAGAAATAGGATTGCAGAAGTTTTTGATGTTACCAATGGTATTTTAAGAGATAATGCAAACCATAAAGATAAAATTATCTTTAGAATGGATGAAGTAGAAATGTTGTTACCTGTTGCTGTAGGTGATTATACAGATTTCTATGCAAGTAAAGAACACGCTACCAATGTTGGCTCTTTATTTAGAGACCCAGAAAATGCTTTGCTACCAAATTGGCTGCATGTACCTATTGGGTATCATGGTAGAAGTTCTTCTATCATTCCTTCTGGAACAAAGTTTAGAAGACCTTACGGACAAACAAAACCAGAAGAAGGAAGTAATACTCCGGGATTTGGACCAACAAAATTATTAGATTTTGAGCTAGAAATGGCATTTATTACTACAGATGCTAATGTTTTAGGTGATAGAATTCCTATTGAAGAAACAGAAGAGTATATTTTTGGTTTGGTGCAATTTAATGATTGGTCTGCAAGAGATATACAAGCTTGGGAATACGTGCCATTAGGCCCGTTTTTAGGGAAAAGTTTTGCATCAACAATTTCTCCTTGGATTGTAACTTTAGATGCCTTAGAGCCTTTTAGAGTAGACAATCCAAAACAAGTTTATGAGCCTCTTCCATACTTAAAACAAGAAGGAAAAGGAAGTTATGATATTCACTTGCAAGTGGGCATTAAACCAGAGAATGGTGTAGAAACAATTGTTGCCAATTCTAATTTTAAATATATGTATTGGACCATGGCGCAACAACTTGCACATCATACTGTTAATGGTTGTCCGGTAGAAGCTGGAGATATGATGGGTTCTGGTACCATTTCTGGCCCAACAAAAGATAGTTATGGTTCTATGTTAGAATTAACTTGGAGAGGACAAAACCCTATCAAATTAAAAGATGGTACAGAACGTAAATTTATAAATGATAATGATACCGTAATTATGCGTGCTCATTGTAAAAACGACAAAGTACGTATTGGTTTTGGCGAATGTGTAGGAACAATTTTACCCGCCAAATAA
- a CDS encoding dicarboxylate/amino acid:cation symporter, with product MKKLALHWKILIGMILGIIFGFIMNTVDGGKGFVTDWIKPFGTIFINLLKLIAVPLILASLIKGISDLKDISKIKKMGFRTMIIYMLTTLVAIVIGLGIVNVVKPGAGMSAETIEKIKLKYETSSDVVDKLTKASAQKDAAPLQALVDIFPSNIFTSLGNANMLQIIFFALFVGISLLLIPKKKAKPLMNFFDSLNEVVMKMVDLIMLFAPYAVFALLSNVIIAFDDTEILLKLLVYALCVVGGLLLMIGFYLILVSVYTKKSPIWFLKQISPAQLLAFSTSSSAATLPVTMERVEEHLGVDPEVAGFVLPVGATINMDGTSLYQAIAAVFIMQVIWPEGLTFSNQLVIVLTALLASIGSAAVPSAGMVMLVIVLESIGFPAELLPIGLALIFAVDRPLDMMRTTVNITGDATVAMIVAKSLDKLKDPKPKDWDDNYDEVK from the coding sequence ATGAAAAAACTAGCACTACATTGGAAAATTTTAATAGGGATGATTCTTGGAATCATTTTTGGTTTTATAATGAATACAGTTGATGGAGGGAAAGGATTTGTTACAGATTGGATAAAACCTTTTGGAACCATCTTTATTAATTTATTAAAACTAATTGCAGTACCCTTAATTTTAGCATCTTTAATTAAAGGAATTTCTGATTTAAAAGATATTTCTAAAATTAAAAAAATGGGGTTTAGAACCATGATTATCTATATGTTAACTACTTTAGTTGCTATTGTAATAGGTTTAGGAATTGTAAATGTAGTAAAACCAGGTGCAGGTATGTCTGCAGAAACTATAGAGAAAATAAAACTTAAATATGAAACGTCATCTGATGTTGTTGATAAATTAACAAAAGCAAGTGCGCAAAAAGATGCAGCACCATTACAAGCTCTTGTAGATATTTTTCCGAGTAATATTTTTACCTCTTTAGGAAACGCAAATATGCTTCAAATTATCTTTTTTGCTTTATTTGTTGGAATTTCTTTATTATTAATTCCAAAGAAAAAAGCAAAACCATTAATGAATTTCTTTGACTCGCTTAATGAAGTAGTCATGAAAATGGTTGATTTAATTATGCTTTTTGCTCCGTATGCTGTTTTTGCATTGTTATCTAATGTTATTATTGCTTTTGATGATACTGAGATTCTTTTAAAACTTTTAGTCTATGCGCTTTGTGTTGTTGGAGGTTTATTGTTAATGATTGGTTTCTACTTAATTTTGGTTAGTGTTTATACTAAAAAATCGCCAATTTGGTTTTTAAAACAAATAAGTCCAGCACAATTATTAGCATTTTCTACAAGTTCTAGTGCAGCAACTTTACCTGTAACTATGGAAAGGGTAGAAGAACACTTAGGAGTAGACCCAGAAGTAGCAGGTTTTGTTTTGCCCGTTGGAGCAACTATAAATATGGATGGAACAAGTTTATACCAAGCCATTGCAGCTGTTTTTATTATGCAGGTTATTTGGCCAGAAGGACTTACTTTTTCTAATCAATTAGTTATTGTACTTACTGCTTTATTGGCTTCTATTGGTTCTGCAGCAGTGCCAAGTGCTGGTATGGTAATGTTGGTAATTGTATTAGAATCTATTGGTTTTCCGGCAGAGTTATTACCAATTGGGTTGGCTTTAATTTTTGCTGTAGACAGACCTTTAGATATGATGAGAACTACTGTAAATATAACAGGAGATGCTACTGTAGCTATGATTGTTGCAAAATCTTTAGATAAATTAAAAGATCCTAAACCTAAGGACTGGGATGATAATTATGATGAAGTAAAATAG